The following coding sequences are from one Streptococcus sp. NPS 308 window:
- a CDS encoding bifunctional folylpolyglutamate synthase/dihydrofolate synthase — MFEVEEWLHSRIGLNFRSGLGRMQRAVDLLGNPEKTYPIIHVTGTNGKGSTIAFMRELFATHGNKVGTFTSPHIISIHDRICINGQPIAEEDFVRIANQVKEMEKILLETHDQLSFFELLTLIALLYFKEQGVDLVLLEVGIGGLLDTTNVVTGEIAVITSIGLDHQETLGDSLKEIAEQKAGIFKAGKKAVIAKLAPEAKLVCQNTARELAVELYQAGGDFTLNAGDFSSSLASFSQLEISLEGAYQQENAALALETFLLFMASGGERVEEEFVRRALKETHWAGRLERIRPQIYLDGAHNLPALTRLVEFIQGKIQQGYQVRILFGALKRKDYQGMLGYLTEQLPQVELKVTGFDYQGSLDEKDVAGYDLIPSYGDFIREFEEQANDQDLLFVTGSLYFISEVRASLVGSDEIS, encoded by the coding sequence ATGTTTGAAGTAGAAGAATGGCTTCATAGTCGGATTGGTTTAAACTTTAGATCTGGACTTGGACGAATGCAACGAGCTGTGGATTTGCTGGGGAATCCTGAGAAGACTTATCCTATTATCCACGTAACAGGGACTAACGGTAAAGGGTCAACTATTGCCTTTATGAGGGAGTTGTTTGCAACTCATGGTAATAAAGTTGGTACTTTTACCTCTCCTCATATCATCAGCATCCATGATCGAATCTGTATTAATGGACAGCCGATCGCAGAGGAAGACTTTGTTCGTATAGCTAACCAAGTCAAGGAGATGGAGAAAATTCTCTTAGAAACACATGATCAATTGTCTTTCTTTGAGTTGTTGACCTTGATTGCCTTGCTTTACTTTAAAGAGCAGGGAGTGGATCTAGTCCTGCTAGAGGTGGGGATTGGTGGTTTGCTTGACACGACTAATGTCGTAACAGGAGAGATTGCAGTTATTACTTCCATTGGACTAGATCATCAGGAGACCTTGGGTGACAGTCTGAAGGAAATAGCCGAGCAGAAAGCTGGTATTTTCAAGGCTGGCAAGAAGGCGGTCATTGCTAAGCTCGCTCCAGAAGCTAAACTTGTCTGTCAAAATACAGCGAGAGAGTTAGCTGTTGAACTTTATCAAGCTGGGGGAGACTTCACCTTGAATGCTGGGGATTTTTCAAGTAGTCTAGCTAGTTTTTCACAACTTGAAATCAGTTTGGAAGGTGCTTATCAGCAAGAAAATGCCGCCTTGGCTTTAGAAACTTTTCTTCTGTTTATGGCGTCAGGAGGTGAAAGGGTCGAAGAAGAGTTTGTCAGACGGGCTTTGAAGGAGACACATTGGGCAGGTCGATTGGAACGAATTCGTCCGCAAATCTACCTAGATGGGGCTCACAATCTGCCAGCCTTGACTCGTCTGGTCGAGTTTATCCAGGGGAAAATCCAGCAAGGTTACCAGGTTCGCATCCTTTTTGGAGCTCTTAAACGCAAGGATTATCAGGGGATGTTAGGCTATCTAACGGAGCAGTTGCCTCAGGTGGAACTTAAGGTAACAGGCTTTGACTACCAAGGCTCTCTGGATGAAAAGGATGTGGCGGGTTACGATTTGATTCCTTCCTATGGGGACTTTATCAGAGAATTTGAAGAACAGGCCAATGATCAGGACTTGCTTTTCGTGACGGGATCCCTCTACTTTATCTCGGAAGTCCGAGCAAGTTTGGTAGGAAGCGACGAGATTAGTTGA
- a CDS encoding SP0191 family lipoprotein: MKKLLIASFALLFLLAGCGQKKETPAASTTASEPLQSNLPVLDNAEKNTVVTKTLLMPKSENGTQQTQTITYKGNQFLTLTIQQKRPVGDELKTFISENGLEETQKALLEAEEKDETIQEVRKLAGFTLETKLLSETEIQTTTTYDFQVLDVKKATQLEYLKNIGLENLLKNEPSQYIADRVANGAVEQ; this comes from the coding sequence ATGAAAAAGTTACTAATTGCTAGTTTTGCTCTCCTCTTTTTGCTTGCGGGATGTGGGCAAAAAAAGGAAACTCCTGCTGCTTCCACAACAGCATCTGAACCTCTCCAATCCAACCTTCCCGTTTTGGACAATGCCGAAAAAAATACGGTGGTCACCAAGACCTTGCTGATGCCAAAGTCGGAAAATGGGACGCAACAGACTCAGACCATTACCTATAAAGGCAATCAATTTTTGACCTTGACCATCCAGCAAAAACGACCTGTCGGGGATGAACTCAAGACCTTTATCTCTGAAAATGGGCTAGAGGAAACGCAAAAAGCGCTTTTAGAAGCAGAAGAAAAGGATGAGACCATCCAAGAGGTACGCAAACTGGCAGGATTTACACTGGAAACCAAGCTACTCAGCGAGACAGAAATCCAGACCACAACGACTTATGATTTTCAAGTTTTAGATGTCAAAAAGGCAACTCAGCTAGAATATTTAAAAAATATCGGTCTTGAAAATCTCTTAAAAAACGAACCTAGCCAGTATATTGCTGACAGAGTGGCAAATGGGGCGGTAGAACAGTAA
- a CDS encoding SP_0198 family lipoprotein has protein sequence MKTKTFTLSIASLAILSLLAACGPKAQAPTQQSAQQSSSQQESSSSAATSASQPQASSSQDTTVAQPTNIDGTYTGKDENDQITLVVTGKTGTWTEVEPDGDKEIKQVSFEPENQRVIIGDDVKIYTVNGNQLIIDDMDREASDRVVLTK, from the coding sequence ATGAAAACGAAAACATTCACACTTTCTATTGCTTCCCTAGCAATTCTTAGTCTTTTAGCAGCTTGTGGACCTAAGGCACAAGCCCCTACCCAGCAATCTGCTCAGCAATCATCTTCTCAACAAGAATCATCTTCTAGCGCTGCGACAAGTGCTAGTCAACCACAGGCGTCCTCAAGTCAGGACACTACTGTAGCTCAACCTACGAATATCGATGGTACCTATACTGGAAAAGATGAGAATGACCAAATCACTCTTGTTGTAACAGGTAAAACTGGTACATGGACTGAGGTCGAGCCAGATGGAGATAAGGAAATCAAGCAAGTCAGCTTTGAGCCAGAAAATCAACGTGTCATTATCGGTGATGATGTCAAAATTTACACGGTTAATGGTAATCAATTGATTATCGATGATATGGACCGAGAGGCATCTGACCGAGTGGTATTAACAAAATAG
- a CDS encoding IreB family regulatory phosphoprotein translates to MGFTEETVRFKLDDSNKKEISETLTDVYASLNDKGYNPINQIVGYVLSGDPAYVPRYNNARNQIRKYERDEIVEELVRYYLKGQGVDL, encoded by the coding sequence ATGGGATTTACTGAAGAAACTGTACGGTTTAAATTGGATGATTCCAATAAGAAAGAAATTAGCGAAACGTTGACAGACGTCTATGCTTCTTTGAACGACAAAGGCTACAATCCGATTAACCAGATCGTCGGTTATGTATTGAGTGGTGACCCTGCCTACGTTCCTCGTTATAACAATGCACGAAATCAAATCCGTAAGTATGAGCGTGATGAAATTGTTGAAGAATTGGTACGCTACTACCTTAAAGGACAAGGAGTCGATCTATAA
- a CDS encoding DUF1292 domain-containing protein: protein MSHDHNHDHEERELITLVDEQGNETLFEILLTIDGKEEFGKNYVLLVPVNAEEDEDGQVEIQAYSFTENEDGTEGELQPIPEDSEDEWNMIEEVFNSFMEE from the coding sequence ATGTCACACGATCACAACCATGACCACGAAGAACGTGAATTGATTACACTAGTAGATGAGCAAGGAAATGAAACCTTGTTTGAAATCCTTTTGACCATTGATGGAAAAGAAGAATTTGGTAAGAACTATGTTCTGCTTGTACCAGTTAACGCAGAAGAAGACGAAGACGGGCAAGTTGAAATCCAAGCCTACTCATTCACTGAAAATGAAGATGGAACAGAAGGCGAATTGCAACCAATTCCAGAAGACTCAGAAGACGAATGGAACATGATTGAAGAAGTCTTTAACAGCTTTATGGAGGAGTAA
- the ruvX gene encoding Holliday junction resolvase RuvX translates to MRIMGLDVGSKTVGVAISDPLGFTAQGLEIIQINEDQGQFGFDRIKELIDSYKVERFVVGLPKNMNNTSGPRVEASQAYGAKLEELFGLPVDYQDERLTTVAAERMLIEQADISRNKRKKVIDKLAAQLILQNYLDRKF, encoded by the coding sequence ATGAGAATTATGGGATTGGACGTCGGTTCAAAAACAGTGGGTGTTGCCATTAGCGATCCCCTAGGCTTCACTGCTCAAGGACTTGAAATCATCCAGATTAATGAGGATCAGGGCCAGTTTGGTTTTGACCGGATCAAGGAATTGATTGACAGCTATAAGGTGGAGCGCTTTGTAGTGGGTCTGCCCAAAAACATGAACAATACCAGTGGACCGCGGGTAGAAGCTAGTCAAGCCTACGGAGCAAAATTAGAAGAACTCTTTGGTTTACCAGTAGACTATCAAGATGAGCGTCTGACGACTGTCGCTGCGGAACGTATGCTGATTGAGCAAGCAGATATCAGTCGCAACAAGCGCAAGAAAGTTATTGATAAGTTGGCTGCTCAGCTGATTTTGCAAAATTATTTAGATAGAAAATTTTAA